From the Pseudomonadota bacterium genome, the window CTCCCATTCCCCGTTGTGTATGAGCCGCCCAAAGTCGCGCTGCAGTTCGCCGTAGCTCACGGTTTCCTCTTCCCCCATGAGCAATGTGAGTTCCGGCGGCAGCCCATTGCGCTTGTCCACGAGCCGGAACAAACCGTCGAGTAGATCGTCCATGTGCAGCATGGACTGCCCGCGATTCAAATCGCCAGGATAAAAATGGCTGACCAGCTTCTTCTCGTAGATGCGTGCCATCTGCTCGGTCAAGAAAGTGGAATTGCCCTCCTCATCGTAAATGCCGGCGAGGCGCAGAATCACTACAGGAACGGAACCTCGCTGTTGCTTGATCAATTGCTCGGTTTCGGCCTTCGACTGCGGATACGCCCACTTCGGTTCGAGCGGCGAATCTTCGTTGATGCGGCATCCCGGCTCGCAAGGCGCATGGACCAGCATCGTGCTGGCATAAACGAATTGCTCGGCTTCGAATTCTTGCAGCCCCTTGAGCAGCCGCTCGGTGCCGCGTACCGTGATTTCTTGATATTTCGGACTCGCTTCGCCCGAGAGATCGTAGTAGGCGGCGAGATGGATGACTGAGGCGATCCGCTTGCCGTAACCTTCGCGCACCCGTCTTAGCGCTAATTGAACGCTTTTGTCGGAACCAAAATCTACGCATACACACTCGGCGAAAGGCGGCGGATGCGGAGACATCTCGCGATCGAAGCCGATCAGATTGAATTTTCCTTTGAAGCGCTCGAGCAACGCCGATCCGATCCGGCCGGTGCTGCCGGTGACGATGAGGTTTGGTTTTTTCGAGTCCATGATCTCTCCTTATTGAAATTGAAAACTTGTTGTACGAGGGCGGTGAAACCCTCCGCGATTAGCTATTCTCGGTTGGAATAAACTTCTTCGTCGCGAGGTTCCCCGTCCAAGCCAATCATTAAGCCGCTAGGTCCCCCGCCAAGACTGAAGAATTTGATCGGACAGACCCCCTCCCACTACGAGGTCCTCGGCCTGACCTCGCCACGCCCGGGCTGGCGCAGTTCCTACCCTGCCCGCGATCGGCACGGCGGGCGCGAACAGGTCGGCCGTTCGTATTATACGGCAGCCGGCCGCGCCGCGTGTACAGCCATGCCGCCCCGATCGCACCGAACAGGCCGCCGAAAAAGGCGAGACCACCCGCATGCGCCACGGCTCGCGGGCGTACGCCAGCGGATCGTTCTGGAGGATGAAATAGTAGCCGTGCGCCAACCAACGTCCTTCCGAGAGTCCAGAGGAGCAGGTCCTCAAGCCCTGTCCCGTGCCACCCCTGCACGCGACGCCCAGCGGCGTACCAGCGCGGCTCCGACAATGAACGTCGCCGCTCAGCCGAGGCCGTATCAATTGACGGGAATCGGTCCCAGGTGCCACACGGGATTCGAGTGAAACTCAATCATCAGTTGCTCACAGCGTCATGCCGGACACCTTCAGACGGCCCTTCCGGAGCGCCCGCACCTTCATGATGTAGAAGATGACAGGGATGTTAATGAGCACGTGGATCGTCGAAGTGATCATCCCGCCGATGATCGGCGCCGCGATTGGCTGCATGACGTCAGAACCGACCCCGCTGCTCCACATGATCGGCACAAGCGATGCCATGAC encodes:
- a CDS encoding efflux RND transporter permease subunit; the encoded protein is LDKRLHRGGEITERDVLEATIGGSVLRLRPKLMTVSVVMASLVPIMWSSGVGSDVMQPIAAPIIGGMITSTIHVLINIPVIFYIMKVRALRKGRLKVSGMTL